In Alistipes ihumii AP11, a genomic segment contains:
- a CDS encoding OmpP1/FadL family transporter — protein MKLSKSVMFGAAACLLSTSASAQAAGDLLALSQYNYSFSTARSAALGGAFTSLGADLSSMSINPAGLGMYMSSDFGISPSLTWNNMQSTYLGTKSDYSRTRFTLGNLGMAFNLYQGSGTLTSFTLGVGYSKLADFNTTSAAYGQGIDKSITDVLAEYMNGVPLSSLGHPDNDPYQPFRRADVGLWGGILAYQTGILDPMSDAQDNKQYTVANNLATGSRINPSMRNVNKGSIDEYSISGGFNIQNILYLGFTIGIQDILYRNDNYYAETYDNNPLPLNGMNYIRSLHLDGTGVNFKFGAVVRPVENLRIGVAVHTPTLVSINEEYIEWMSADYKNTARGELLDSPRSLNEYDINTPTRLLTGISYTLPGVGLITADYERVWYNRMKLRNMGTENWDFQQTINNEVSSFYQPANNFRVGIEATPAQNFYIRAGYANYGECIATRDAFNNMSSINSYENYSAGLGFRFQNMYVDLAYIYTEYKYAPYTMFYYGDPDYVVNPGNVETKQSRNTITMSVGVRF, from the coding sequence ATGAAACTTTCAAAATCCGTTATGTTCGGCGCCGCAGCCTGCCTGTTGAGCACGAGCGCCTCGGCTCAGGCGGCAGGAGACCTGCTCGCGCTGTCGCAATACAACTATTCGTTCTCGACGGCACGCAGCGCCGCGCTGGGAGGCGCATTCACGTCGCTCGGCGCCGACCTGTCGTCGATGAGCATCAATCCGGCCGGGCTGGGCATGTACATGAGCTCCGATTTCGGGATCAGCCCGTCGCTGACATGGAACAACATGCAAAGCACCTATCTGGGCACGAAAAGCGATTACTCGAGAACGCGCTTCACGCTGGGCAATCTGGGCATGGCGTTCAACCTGTACCAGGGCAGCGGAACGCTGACGAGCTTCACGCTCGGCGTGGGCTACTCGAAACTGGCCGACTTCAACACGACTTCGGCCGCCTACGGACAGGGGATCGACAAATCGATCACGGACGTGCTGGCCGAATACATGAACGGCGTCCCCCTCTCGTCGCTGGGCCACCCCGACAACGATCCCTACCAGCCTTTCCGACGCGCGGACGTCGGCCTGTGGGGCGGCATTCTGGCATACCAGACGGGGATACTCGACCCGATGAGCGACGCGCAGGACAATAAGCAATATACCGTAGCGAACAATCTGGCCACCGGCTCGCGGATCAATCCGTCGATGCGCAACGTCAACAAGGGAAGCATCGACGAGTACAGCATATCGGGAGGCTTCAACATCCAGAACATCCTCTATCTGGGATTCACCATCGGCATTCAGGACATTCTCTACCGCAACGACAACTACTATGCGGAAACATACGACAACAACCCGCTTCCGCTCAACGGAATGAACTATATCCGCTCGCTGCACCTCGACGGCACGGGCGTCAACTTCAAGTTCGGCGCCGTCGTCCGACCCGTCGAAAACCTGCGCATCGGCGTAGCCGTGCATACGCCGACGCTGGTCAGCATCAACGAAGAATACATCGAGTGGATGTCGGCCGACTACAAGAACACGGCGCGCGGCGAACTGCTGGACAGTCCTCGCTCGCTGAACGAGTACGATATCAACACCCCGACCCGACTCCTGACGGGCATCTCCTACACGCTGCCGGGCGTAGGACTGATCACGGCGGACTACGAGCGGGTCTGGTACAACCGGATGAAGCTGCGCAACATGGGAACCGAGAACTGGGATTTCCAGCAGACGATCAACAACGAGGTCTCGAGCTTCTACCAGCCGGCGAACAATTTCCGTGTCGGCATCGAGGCCACGCCTGCCCAGAATTTCTACATCCGGGCAGGATACGCCAACTACGGGGAGTGTATCGCGACCAGAGACGCGTTCAACAACATGTCGAGCATCAACTCGTACGAAAACTACTCGGCCGGTCTGGGCTTCCGGTTCCAAAACATGTATGTCGATCTGGCCTATATCTATACCGAATATAAATACGCGCCGTACACGATGTTCTATTACGGCGATCCGGACTACGTGGTCAATCCGGGCAACGTGGAAACGAAGCAGAGCCGTAACACGATCACGATGTCGGTAGGCGTCAGGTTCTGA
- a CDS encoding response regulator transcription factor, producing MSVPCKIVLADDHTLFRNGLRTLLGGIEGFEVVAEASNGLELLELLERSLPDVVLLDIEMPKMNGIAAAEEALRRWPGLKIITLSMYGDEDYYFRMVSLGVKGFILKNSDIKDVVAAIEAVVEGGSFFSQELLFNLVSNLKSAPSAVPDDSAEQLSQRESEILLHICRGESNNEIADALFISKRTVDKHRSNILAKTGCKNTANLVVYAIKNNLVEI from the coding sequence ATGAGCGTACCCTGTAAAATCGTATTGGCCGACGATCACACGCTGTTCCGCAACGGGCTTCGTACCCTGCTCGGCGGCATCGAGGGATTCGAGGTCGTCGCCGAGGCCTCCAACGGCCTCGAGTTACTGGAACTGTTGGAAAGAAGCCTGCCCGACGTCGTGCTCCTCGATATCGAGATGCCCAAGATGAACGGCATCGCGGCTGCCGAAGAGGCGCTCAGACGGTGGCCCGGCCTGAAGATCATCACGTTGTCCATGTACGGCGACGAGGACTACTATTTCCGCATGGTGTCGCTCGGCGTCAAGGGATTCATCCTGAAAAACTCCGATATCAAGGATGTCGTGGCCGCCATCGAGGCCGTCGTCGAGGGAGGGAGCTTCTTCTCGCAAGAGCTTCTTTTCAATCTGGTCAGCAACCTGAAGTCGGCGCCTTCGGCCGTTCCGGACGACAGTGCCGAGCAGCTGTCGCAGCGCGAGTCCGAGATTCTGCTGCATATCTGCCGGGGCGAGTCGAACAACGAGATCGCCGACGCGCTGTTCATTTCCAAGCGGACGGTCGACAAGCATCGCTCGAACATTCTGGCCAAGACGGGTTGTAAGAATACGGCCAATCTGGTCGTTTACGCGATCAAAAACAATCTGGTCGAGATCTGA
- a CDS encoding sensor histidine kinase — translation MVIEILLIISVVLQIVAAIVAIGLIRRTKYNLSWMLFTVALTCMAFMRLAEYVQITSLKTILRLPPEFFVWMGVVTSLCVALGMLLVKRIFNYIASTENQRRISERRILNTVLRTEEKERLRFSKDLHDGLGPLLSSAKMSVSALAADKTDERSREILRNASYVIDEAIRSLREISVNLSPHILKDFGLARAVSNFIGRLPHSGMRIHFSTNLHAERFDADIEVILYRVICELINNSIKHSGAAEASVSLIRIDSLIRLDYRDNGCGFETGGVEQQEGMGIANIRSRISSLKGDFTLSSSPGRGMKALVEVHI, via the coding sequence ATGGTTATCGAAATTCTGCTGATCATTTCCGTCGTACTGCAAATCGTGGCCGCCATCGTCGCGATCGGCCTGATACGCCGGACCAAGTACAATCTTTCGTGGATGCTGTTCACGGTGGCTCTTACGTGCATGGCGTTTATGCGCTTGGCCGAATACGTCCAGATCACGAGCCTGAAGACGATCCTGCGCCTGCCGCCTGAGTTTTTCGTGTGGATGGGCGTCGTCACGTCGCTCTGCGTCGCGCTCGGCATGCTGCTCGTCAAGCGGATTTTCAACTACATCGCCAGTACCGAGAACCAGCGCCGGATCAGCGAGCGCCGCATACTGAATACCGTGTTGCGCACCGAGGAAAAAGAGAGGCTGCGCTTCTCGAAGGATCTGCACGACGGGCTGGGGCCTTTGCTCTCGTCGGCCAAGATGTCCGTTTCGGCGCTGGCGGCCGATAAGACCGACGAGCGCAGCCGCGAGATTCTGCGAAACGCCAGCTACGTAATCGACGAGGCCATCCGCAGTCTGCGCGAGATTTCGGTCAATCTGAGCCCGCATATTCTGAAAGACTTCGGACTGGCTCGCGCCGTGTCCAATTTTATCGGCAGGCTGCCGCACAGCGGCATGCGGATTCATTTTTCGACCAATCTGCATGCCGAGCGTTTCGATGCCGACATCGAGGTGATTCTCTATCGGGTCATCTGCGAGTTGATAAACAACAGCATCAAGCATTCGGGCGCAGCCGAGGCCTCGGTGTCGCTGATCCGCATCGACAGCCTGATCCGGCTCGACTACCGGGATAACGGATGCGGTTTCGAAACCGGCGGGGTCGAGCAGCAGGAGGGTATGGGCATTGCCAATATTCGCTCCCGCATCAGTTCGCTCAAAGGCGACTTCACCCTGTCGAGCTCGCCCGGTCGGGGCATGAAAGCGCTGGTCGAAGTTCACATATGA
- the rplS gene encoding 50S ribosomal protein L19, with protein MDNLIKIAQDSMWVKPDVPSFKSGDTITVTYRIVEGSKERLQSFRGTVIQIKGSGITKMFTIRKISDGIGVERIFPLYSPHIDHIEVNKVGVVRRARIYYLRGLTGKKARIKEKKRVFSK; from the coding sequence ATGGATAATTTGATCAAGATCGCCCAAGACTCCATGTGGGTGAAGCCGGACGTCCCCTCGTTCAAGAGCGGCGACACGATTACCGTGACGTACAGGATCGTCGAGGGCAGCAAGGAGCGTCTGCAGAGTTTCCGCGGCACCGTAATTCAGATCAAGGGCAGCGGTATTACCAAAATGTTCACGATCCGTAAGATTTCCGACGGCATCGGCGTGGAACGTATCTTCCCGCTCTATTCGCCCCACATCGACCATATCGAGGTCAACAAGGTAGGCGTCGTGCGCCGGGCCCGCATCTACTATCTGCGCGGTCTGACCGGCAAGAAAGCCCGTATCAAGGAAAAGAAGAGAGTGTTTTCGAAATAG
- a CDS encoding nitroreductase family protein has protein sequence MENKLLELIKTRRSCRRYRPVQIEDRELAAVLEAGTFAPTSMGRQDPWIVAVQRPDLLDRLARMNAEIMGSKGNPYYDAPTVVLVFAPADSRNAVQDASCVLENMMLAAHALGLGSCWINREIEMFRTSEGHDLMVRELGLPEGLTGVGAISLGYPDGAVSPCKPRKEGYVRIVR, from the coding sequence ATGGAAAATAAATTGCTGGAGCTTATCAAAACGCGGCGCAGTTGCCGCCGCTATCGTCCGGTGCAAATCGAAGACCGCGAGCTCGCCGCCGTACTCGAGGCCGGTACGTTCGCGCCGACGAGTATGGGGCGGCAGGACCCGTGGATCGTGGCCGTGCAACGGCCCGATCTGCTCGACCGTCTGGCGCGCATGAATGCCGAAATCATGGGATCGAAGGGCAATCCGTATTACGATGCGCCTACCGTCGTGCTCGTTTTTGCTCCGGCCGACAGCCGGAATGCGGTTCAGGATGCCTCGTGCGTGCTGGAAAACATGATGTTGGCGGCTCACGCCTTGGGATTGGGCTCATGCTGGATCAACCGCGAGATCGAGATGTTCCGTACATCCGAAGGTCATGACCTGATGGTCCGTGAGCTGGGTTTGCCCGAGGGACTGACGGGTGTCGGCGCCATATCGCTGGGTTACCCCGACGGCGCGGTTTCGCCCTGCAAGCCGCGCAAGGAGGGATATGTCCGAATAGTCAGATAG
- the surE gene encoding 5'/3'-nucleotidase SurE, with protein sequence MKKTSEKTANKPLIFLTNDDGVNAKGLRMLIETLRQEARLLVVAPEQAQSGMGHAITLTRPLYLKKVTDEPGLSVYACNGTPVDCVKIAFDCMMLGKEMPSLVVSGINHGSNSAINVLYSGTMGAAIEGGFYDIPSIGFSLLDHDEDADFSAALSYVRPIIERAMNSDALGRPLCLNVNVPNLPADRIKGIKACRQNRGFWREEFERRQDPRGQDYYWLTGYFHNTEPGAQDTDEWALDHGYVSIVPIQVDLTNYCQLERMKRWEDDRRPATANRPVSDNRQVLPKK encoded by the coding sequence ATGAAAAAGACGAGCGAGAAGACGGCGAACAAGCCGCTGATATTTCTGACCAACGACGACGGGGTGAACGCGAAGGGACTGCGCATGCTGATCGAAACGCTGCGCCAGGAGGCCCGCTTGCTGGTCGTCGCCCCCGAGCAGGCGCAAAGCGGCATGGGACACGCCATTACGCTGACGCGGCCGCTGTATCTGAAAAAGGTAACCGACGAGCCGGGCCTGAGCGTGTATGCCTGCAACGGCACGCCGGTCGACTGCGTGAAAATCGCCTTCGACTGCATGATGCTAGGCAAGGAGATGCCGTCGCTGGTCGTCTCGGGCATCAACCACGGCTCGAACTCGGCGATCAACGTACTCTACTCGGGCACGATGGGCGCAGCGATCGAAGGCGGCTTCTACGACATTCCGTCGATCGGCTTCTCGCTGCTCGACCATGACGAGGACGCCGACTTCAGCGCGGCCCTCTCGTACGTGCGCCCGATCATAGAGCGGGCGATGAACTCGGACGCGCTGGGACGGCCGCTCTGCCTGAACGTCAACGTTCCGAACCTGCCGGCAGACCGAATCAAGGGAATCAAGGCGTGCCGGCAGAACCGGGGCTTCTGGCGCGAGGAGTTCGAACGCAGGCAGGACCCGAGGGGACAGGACTATTACTGGCTCACGGGCTATTTTCACAACACGGAGCCCGGAGCGCAGGATACCGACGAGTGGGCGCTCGATCACGGCTACGTGTCGATCGTGCCGATCCAAGTCGACCTGACCAACTACTGCCAGCTCGAGCGGATGAAACGATGGGAAGATGACCGACGACCGGCCACGGCAAACCGCCCCGTATCGGACAACCGGCAGGTTTTGCCGAAAAAGTAA
- a CDS encoding DUF2812 domain-containing protein, with translation MIKKCYRFFGNRTARQQKWLNAMSHEGYRLIRTGKISYEFERCRPDEYRYCVESVTHLSYQDEKAYRNSLEEKGYKVFYKNINLNYSIGKVRWRPFAGKYGRIATSPGNFNKELLIVEMPGSRLRSYDSRE, from the coding sequence ATGATCAAGAAATGTTATCGCTTTTTCGGCAACCGCACCGCCAGACAGCAAAAGTGGCTCAACGCCATGTCGCATGAAGGATACCGTCTGATCAGAACGGGCAAGATCTCGTACGAATTCGAGCGTTGCCGTCCGGACGAATACCGGTACTGCGTAGAATCCGTGACGCACCTGTCCTACCAAGATGAGAAAGCATACCGCAACTCTCTGGAAGAGAAAGGATATAAAGTATTTTACAAAAACATCAATCTGAATTATTCGATCGGCAAGGTACGCTGGAGGCCCTTTGCAGGCAAATACGGCCGAATCGCCACGTCGCCCGGCAATTTCAACAAGGAACTATTGATCGTGGAAATGCCGGGCAGCCGGCTGCGCAGCTACGACAGCCGCGAGTAA
- the cysS gene encoding cysteine--tRNA ligase, with product MKSTLSLYNTLSRRKERFEPLEPPFVGLYVCGPTVYGDPHLGHARPAVTFDLLFRYLKATGYKVRYVRNITDVGHLEHDADEGEDKIAKKARLEQLEPMEVAQYYTDRYHDAMRALNVLPPSIEPRASGHIIEQIEMTKAILEKGFAYVSNGSVYFDVEAYDRKYRYGKLSGRVLDEMQANTRTLDGQGDKRGPFDFALWKKASKEHIMRWPSPWSDGFPGWHMECSAMSTRYLGETFDIHGGGMDLMFPHHECEIAQSTAACGHDSARYWMHNNMITINGQKMGKSLGNFITLEELTTGRHKLLEQAYSPMTIRFFILQAHYRGTLDFSNEALQAAEKGYERLMKAVATLPKLKPSAVSTVDVSDVERRCVAAMDDDLNTPVVISVLFDCVRTINQIYDGHRTISEADLKELARVVRLFVFDILGLRDDLAGDNSQMLASVVDMVLDIRQQAKAAKDWATSDRIRDGLASVGIRVKDRKDGYDWETE from the coding sequence ATGAAGTCCACGCTTTCCTTATACAATACGCTTTCGCGCCGCAAAGAGCGCTTCGAACCGCTCGAGCCGCCTTTCGTCGGTCTGTACGTCTGCGGTCCCACCGTTTACGGCGATCCGCATTTGGGACATGCGCGTCCGGCCGTTACGTTCGACCTGTTGTTTCGCTATCTGAAAGCGACGGGCTATAAGGTGCGCTACGTGCGCAACATCACCGACGTCGGCCACCTCGAGCACGATGCCGACGAGGGCGAGGACAAGATCGCCAAGAAAGCCCGTCTCGAGCAGCTCGAGCCGATGGAGGTCGCGCAGTATTATACCGACCGTTACCACGATGCGATGCGCGCCCTGAACGTGCTTCCGCCGAGTATCGAACCCCGCGCTTCGGGTCATATCATCGAGCAGATCGAGATGACGAAGGCCATTCTCGAGAAGGGCTTCGCCTATGTGAGCAACGGTTCGGTCTATTTCGACGTCGAGGCTTACGACCGCAAGTACCGCTATGGCAAGTTGTCGGGCCGCGTGCTCGACGAGATGCAGGCCAACACGCGAACGCTCGACGGTCAGGGCGACAAGCGGGGACCGTTCGATTTCGCGCTGTGGAAAAAAGCCTCGAAAGAGCATATCATGCGCTGGCCGTCTCCGTGGAGCGACGGATTCCCCGGTTGGCATATGGAGTGCTCCGCGATGAGTACGCGCTACTTGGGCGAGACGTTCGACATACACGGGGGAGGCATGGACCTGATGTTCCCGCATCACGAGTGCGAGATCGCGCAGAGCACGGCCGCTTGCGGCCACGACTCGGCCCGTTACTGGATGCACAATAACATGATTACGATCAACGGCCAGAAAATGGGCAAGTCGCTCGGCAACTTCATTACGCTCGAGGAACTCACGACCGGCCGGCACAAGCTGCTTGAGCAGGCCTATTCGCCGATGACAATCCGATTTTTCATCCTGCAGGCCCATTATCGCGGCACGCTCGACTTTTCGAACGAGGCGCTTCAGGCTGCCGAGAAAGGCTACGAGCGGCTGATGAAAGCCGTCGCTACGCTTCCGAAGCTGAAACCTTCCGCCGTCTCCACCGTCGACGTGTCGGACGTCGAACGGCGCTGCGTGGCTGCGATGGACGACGATCTGAATACGCCGGTGGTGATTTCCGTGCTGTTCGACTGCGTGCGGACGATCAACCAGATTTACGACGGTCACCGGACGATCTCGGAGGCCGATCTGAAAGAGCTCGCGCGCGTCGTGCGGCTGTTCGTGTTCGACATTCTGGGGCTGAGGGACGATTTGGCGGGCGACAACTCGCAGATGCTCGCCTCGGTCGTCGATATGGTGCTCGATATCCGCCAGCAGGCCAAAGCGGCCAAGGATTGGGCGACGTCCGACCGGATCCGCGACGGGCTTGCCTCGGTCGGCATCCGGGTCAAGGATCGCAAGGACGGGTACGACTGGGAAACCGAATAG
- a CDS encoding DUF2723 domain-containing protein, with protein sequence MQYSFKKLNLIVGWLSFVLASTVYLLTMEPTASFWDCSEFIATSYKLEVGHPPGAPLFMMISRFFTMFGGPGQAAVLVNSMSALASGATVMFLFWTITHLARRAMRKSGDELTLPQTIAVLGAGLIGAGAYTFTDTFWFSAVEGEVYALSSMFTALVFWAILKWENVADEPHANRWIVLIAYLTGLAIGVHLLNLLIIPPIALIYYFRKYPRVTKWGVVKSLLVSAAVLIFVMKFIIAGTVNLGAFFDRMFVNGLGLPVNSGITFFALALLAALGWGVYWTHKRGKVLANTILLCTAVIIVGYGSYASVIIRSAANPPMNSNAPSNPYGLLSLLNRDQYGARPLFKGPYYSSPVAGIKESTVYYEDEGKYKAAKTVTAREYDPRFEFFFPRMYSDKESDIKAYKNWVDIEGRQIPYDDETVTVPTFAENLKFFFAYQLNFMYWRYFLWNFVGRQSDIQSTGEITDGNWLSGINAVDRIFLGPQDNLPQEQASNKGRNTYYFLPFILGIIGLIYQLNRDGRNFSVVMAFFIMTGVAIAVYLNSPPAEPRERDYVFAGSFYAFAMWIGFGVPALYEAFKRWFKKDGAATAVAATLIGAVVPTILAAQNWDDHDRSHRYVARDFGENYLNSTLPNAIIMNYGDNDTFPLWYAQEVEGVRKDVRVMNMSYLGAEWYIDQMRIKSNDSDPLPFSLPRSKYTYRNETVLIQELFNRPIPAKQLIEWIASEDPRTMLPMTSGEKMDFLPSRQIAIPVNKQNAIESGIVKPEDAHLMVDTVYLNINPNKHYLTRDELMLIDLLANFDWKRPIYFTQFSSPASLGLKDYLQLDGFAYRFVPIRTPSAPAKKTSDYLKVGRIDSEYLYDKLMNQFRYGNIDDPRVYADHTIQTNFRATFTRGLYAQLADQLLAEGDTTRAVEVLDSVVRRIPFSQIRHDYLTTIPLIESYYKAGAFDKGNAILEDYAQNLEQYIDHYLRFTGKTKELVEPQLYDNLQNLLELHQTAADFGQQEQIERLDQYFQSIGLTDQ encoded by the coding sequence ATGCAGTACAGTTTCAAGAAACTCAACCTGATCGTCGGCTGGCTCAGCTTCGTCCTCGCGTCGACGGTTTACCTTCTGACGATGGAGCCCACGGCCAGCTTCTGGGATTGCAGCGAGTTTATCGCGACGTCGTACAAGCTCGAGGTAGGACACCCTCCCGGAGCGCCGCTCTTCATGATGATCTCGCGCTTCTTCACGATGTTCGGAGGCCCCGGACAGGCGGCCGTGCTCGTCAACTCGATGTCGGCGCTGGCGAGCGGGGCGACGGTCATGTTCCTGTTTTGGACGATCACGCATCTGGCCCGGCGCGCGATGCGCAAAAGCGGCGACGAGCTGACTCTGCCGCAGACGATCGCGGTACTCGGAGCCGGACTCATCGGAGCGGGAGCCTACACGTTCACCGATACGTTCTGGTTCTCGGCCGTCGAGGGAGAGGTATACGCGCTGTCGTCGATGTTCACGGCACTCGTTTTCTGGGCGATCCTCAAATGGGAGAACGTGGCCGACGAGCCGCACGCGAACCGCTGGATCGTACTGATCGCCTATCTGACGGGACTCGCCATCGGCGTTCACCTGCTGAACCTGCTGATCATTCCGCCGATCGCGCTGATATATTACTTCCGCAAGTATCCCCGCGTGACGAAATGGGGCGTCGTCAAGTCCCTGCTCGTTTCGGCCGCCGTGCTGATCTTCGTGATGAAATTCATCATCGCGGGCACGGTCAATCTGGGCGCTTTCTTCGACCGCATGTTCGTCAACGGACTCGGCCTGCCGGTCAACTCGGGCATCACGTTCTTCGCCCTCGCGCTGCTGGCGGCTCTCGGATGGGGCGTCTACTGGACGCACAAGCGGGGCAAAGTGCTTGCCAACACGATTCTTTTATGCACGGCAGTCATTATCGTCGGATACGGTTCGTACGCGTCGGTCATCATCCGCTCGGCGGCGAACCCTCCGATGAATAGCAACGCCCCGAGTAACCCGTACGGACTGCTGTCGCTGCTGAACCGCGACCAGTACGGCGCCCGGCCGCTGTTCAAGGGTCCTTACTACTCGTCGCCTGTGGCGGGAATCAAGGAGAGCACGGTATATTACGAAGACGAAGGAAAGTACAAGGCGGCCAAGACGGTTACTGCGCGGGAATACGATCCCCGATTCGAATTCTTCTTTCCCCGCATGTACTCGGACAAGGAATCGGATATCAAAGCCTACAAGAACTGGGTCGATATCGAAGGGCGCCAGATCCCGTACGACGACGAGACGGTGACCGTCCCGACGTTCGCCGAGAACCTGAAATTCTTCTTCGCCTACCAACTGAACTTCATGTACTGGCGCTACTTTCTGTGGAACTTCGTCGGACGCCAGAGCGACATACAGTCCACCGGCGAGATCACGGACGGCAACTGGCTGTCGGGAATCAACGCCGTAGACCGGATTTTCCTCGGGCCGCAGGATAATCTGCCGCAGGAACAGGCTTCGAACAAAGGACGCAACACGTACTACTTCCTGCCGTTCATTCTGGGAATCATCGGACTGATCTACCAGCTCAACCGGGACGGCCGTAACTTCTCGGTCGTGATGGCCTTCTTCATCATGACCGGCGTCGCGATCGCCGTCTACCTGAACTCGCCGCCGGCCGAGCCGCGCGAGAGGGACTACGTGTTCGCCGGCTCGTTCTACGCTTTCGCGATGTGGATCGGATTCGGAGTGCCTGCCCTCTACGAGGCGTTCAAGCGCTGGTTCAAGAAGGACGGAGCGGCGACGGCCGTCGCCGCCACGCTCATCGGAGCCGTCGTACCGACGATACTGGCCGCCCAGAACTGGGACGACCACGACCGGTCGCACCGCTATGTGGCGCGCGATTTCGGAGAAAACTACCTGAACTCCACGCTGCCGAACGCCATCATCATGAATTACGGCGACAACGACACGTTCCCGCTGTGGTACGCCCAAGAGGTGGAAGGAGTCCGCAAGGACGTGCGGGTGATGAACATGAGCTACCTGGGCGCCGAGTGGTACATCGATCAGATGCGCATCAAGAGCAACGACTCGGACCCGCTTCCGTTCTCGCTGCCGAGGTCCAAGTACACTTATCGGAACGAAACGGTACTCATTCAGGAGCTGTTCAACAGGCCCATTCCGGCCAAACAGCTCATCGAGTGGATCGCGTCGGAAGACCCGAGAACCATGCTTCCGATGACAAGCGGCGAGAAGATGGACTTTCTGCCCTCTCGCCAGATCGCGATCCCGGTCAATAAGCAGAACGCGATCGAAAGCGGTATCGTCAAACCCGAGGACGCTCACCTGATGGTCGACACGGTTTATCTGAACATCAACCCGAACAAGCACTATCTGACGCGGGACGAGCTGATGCTGATCGACTTGCTGGCCAATTTCGACTGGAAGCGGCCGATCTACTTCACGCAATTCTCCTCCCCCGCGTCGCTCGGTCTGAAGGATTATCTGCAACTCGACGGCTTCGCATACCGTTTCGTGCCGATCCGGACGCCCAGCGCGCCAGCTAAAAAGACCAGCGACTACCTGAAGGTCGGCCGCATCGACAGCGAGTATCTGTACGACAAGCTGATGAACCAGTTTCGGTACGGCAATATCGACGATCCGAGAGTTTACGCCGACCATACGATTCAGACGAACTTCCGGGCGACGTTCACCAGAGGCCTGTACGCCCAACTGGCCGACCAGCTGCTCGCCGAAGGCGACACGACGCGGGCCGTCGAGGTGCTCGACTCCGTCGTGCGAAGAATTCCGTTCAGCCAGATCCGGCACGACTATCTGACGACGATTCCGCTGATCGAGTCGTACTACAAGGCCGGAGCCTTCGATAAGGGCAACGCGATACTGGAAGACTACGCCCAGAATCTGGAGCAGTACATCGACCACTACCTGCGTTTCACCGGAAAAACCAAAGAACTCGTCGAGCCTCAACTGTACGACAATTTGCAGAATCTGCTCGAGCTTCATCAGACTGCCGCCGACTTCGGGCAGCAGGAACAGATCGAGCGACTCGATCAATACTTCCAGTCGATCGGACTGACCGATCAATAA
- a CDS encoding ribonuclease HII, with protein sequence MLRTCLQAGRIEAGCDEAGRGPLAGPVAAAAVILPEGWNHPLLNDSKKMSEKNRYLLRETIEREAVAWAVEMVSPEEIDRINILNASFAAMSRAVTRLKVVPQMLLIDGNRFRTSLDIPYECIVKGDATFVSIAAASVLAKTYRDDYMNRIAEEYPVYNWKKNKGYPTREHREAVMRYGLSPYHRLSFSCHFAQPDLFGDREQATKP encoded by the coding sequence ATGTTAAGAACTTGTCTTCAGGCCGGCCGGATCGAAGCCGGGTGCGACGAAGCCGGTCGCGGACCGCTGGCCGGTCCCGTCGCGGCGGCGGCCGTCATCCTGCCCGAGGGATGGAACCACCCGCTGCTGAACGACTCGAAAAAGATGAGCGAAAAAAACCGCTATCTGCTTCGGGAGACGATCGAGCGGGAAGCCGTGGCCTGGGCCGTCGAAATGGTATCGCCCGAGGAGATCGACCGGATCAATATCCTCAATGCCTCGTTCGCCGCCATGTCGCGGGCCGTCACCCGGCTGAAGGTCGTACCGCAGATGCTGCTCATCGACGGAAATCGGTTCCGCACGTCGCTCGACATTCCGTACGAGTGCATCGTCAAGGGCGACGCGACATTCGTTTCGATCGCCGCCGCCTCGGTTCTGGCAAAAACTTACCGGGACGACTACATGAACCGGATTGCGGAGGAATATCCGGTCTATAACTGGAAAAAGAACAAGGGCTATCCGACCCGCGAGCACCGCGAGGCCGTTATGCGGTACGGGCTCTCACCCTACCACAGGCTATCCTTCAGCTGCCATTTCGCCCAGCCGGATCTGTTCGGCGATCGGGAGCAAGCAACGAAGCCCTGA